From the genome of Nicotiana tabacum cultivar K326 chromosome 17, ASM71507v2, whole genome shotgun sequence:
cacgtagatttctccaacaaaacgccacgaaggctttactctccaaaacgggagtacacaaaaccacaaaggttttagtttgcagaataataagaataacacaaatacagaaataaatattaaattccttaagattgttattcccgccaatattgctgtatttgtaaataataattctgcaaaatataagttaacgtaatgaaacagtaattaattcgagcccactgaattcacagtgttttcttaaggaatttaatcccctcctagtacccaaggtaatggattatttcctcccaggatagaacgaatcacacactggtgtagcggtacttcaaaccccagtgtttaagcaaatacaaagttcggtagcaaatcacacttacagttgctttgtttgaagttaaaaaacaatgcagaacgagggagtagaaactcagaaaatcataTGGAAAtactgagaggaaggaatgcaatgtatagccaaatctgttgagcgatttcagtTTGTGTCTTATGTGTTGTGTtgttgagtgtctttcttcaacatctgctgcacatatatatagcagccagtgttgaagaagaccaaacgtccaccctccatggtggagcaagcattagcttgtttgtaGAGCAAGTACATATTCATGTTTGTCCATTCCCGGATAAATTTGGTCCCGGATAATCTtgcgttaatatttactattaacaaataaatctcgaagccgaagccgaagccgagcgagcgacgacgacggcgcgagacttgctttcttcttaactctttaagagctacaagaagagcaattatatatatacccaccaaaaatctcttcctcttccaatatgggacaatgtctcattgtcaagagggggaaacttaaaattttactcaaaaatttcattttccctccatttcccattcaccctcattttaagactatttcatcttaaaaattaAAACCTCAACAATGATCATGTAAGTAACTAAAAAACAGTAATTTTGAGAGACGTAAACATGTAATTATTGATATACAGAGTGCAAATTCTAGCAAAACatatttcaaaacttcaactGGCACATACATTCTTCACTACAGGTACAAAGATCCATAAATCTAAGCTGAAACTTTTCAGTCAACTATATATTATTGGTTGAATCTGGATCAGCTCACATGTAGTATAAACTACTACAGAGATCTTACCTAAGAGAATACCAGCTAAATATATCGGCTAGAGAAACTACATTGCTATCACATCCAACTTGAAGGCCAATAAGCATGAATACCGTAGCCAGTCTTCCAATTATCCAAGTAAATCACCTTCTTTACAGCCCAAAACGAAACGATGAGCCCTAAAGCCATCAACAACCTTTGTGCTCCCCTGTCCTTCACACAAACCAAAACATGAGTCATAAATGCCAACAACAATCCAACAACTATGTACAAGAATCCAACAGCAAAACCTTCAGTCCCTAACTGCATCCCAGATGCTTGGTAAAAGAAAATCATCTTCCCTGCATCATTCCTATCCTCCAAATACATCGGCACTTTCCTAATTATACTATGCATTGTCCCTGAAACACTAAAAAAGTACACGAAAATCGACCCGGTCATCCACATATACTTATCATGCAAAAGGGTGTCTCCAGAAACAATCTTTTTCACCAAAAATGGACTCCAAATCAAGAATACACCACCAATAGCAGCCATCATTTTCTTGGAAATAGCTGGGGGTCGATGAATGGGACCCACATTAACCTCCACATTCGCCTCTACAAACTCCTTCATCGACTCAGCTCCCCTTGAATAACCGGAAGCATCCATTGGAACACTATCCCTTTTCAAATCCGTTAAAAAAAAGGGTAATAACCGAATATGGGGTAAAGACTTGAGTTCAAACAAGGCGAaagaagattgagattcttgaaaCTCAATGACAAAGAAGAAGATGTGAGTGTTGTTGCTGTTTTTGGGGTGGTTGACGAGGAAAGAAGAGGAG
Proteins encoded in this window:
- the LOC107785381 gene encoding putative dolichyl-diphosphooligosaccharide--protein glycosyltransferase subunit 3B, whose translation is MHETLQNFLINLTMAISPSPSSLLLITLLFLLTPIYTHSNTSDALLSELINLRSQSPTGVIHLNDSLLQRILSIPSPKPFSSLIFFDAKQLHSKSDINLPAFKREFSLLSSSFLVNHPKNSNNTHIFFFVIEFQESQSSFALFELKSLPHIRLLPFFLTDLKRDSVPMDASGYSRGAESMKEFVEANVEVNVGPIHRPPAISKKMMAAIGGVFLIWSPFLVKKIVSGDTLLHDKYMWMTGSIFVYFFSVSGTMHSIIRKVPMYLEDRNDAGKMIFFYQASGMQLGTEGFAVGFLYIVVGLLLAFMTHVLVCVKDRGAQRLLMALGLIVSFWAVKKVIYLDNWKTGYGIHAYWPSSWM